One Drosophila santomea strain STO CAGO 1482 chromosome X, Prin_Dsan_1.1, whole genome shotgun sequence DNA segment encodes these proteins:
- the LOC120455898 gene encoding HMG box-containing protein 4 isoform X1: MESPTSHLVAKDFQVTGVSRSGRVRKKSSKLLDFESPEEIEKRTRRQSGGRQPARYSGRGRPSNALRDLDLDQEMLVDDPNISDSEEFHPETATTAVTILNSDDELDNLVQDLVDGVQAEATSQESPVRQSLYMREKANKRQVLKDGKVVSAKVQRKDKGKQRYTAYSLWAREARKKDLQDLDFTSATRRLSEMWANVSNRDKNAWRRKAKIQASRARTRDKTGPNGAPQMASNGSTALADPAQHETIFQNRATTSRTRKLAADRQQSSIEAAAAAAAASSSTQRRSINTRSARSQATTSTSKQHSQSHTDADVGGRTSGGQQKHEELQKTSIEVIDAAAHLKLLGESLTVIGERLKKHNGYVALSGSLSVLLDSLLCAMGPLLCMTTQIPGMENKVQLSKNLADTLDNIAYVMPGL; encoded by the exons ATGGAGTCGCCCACCTCGCACCTGGTGGCCAAAG ATTTCCAGGTGACGGGCGTTTCGCGCAGTGGACGCGTACGCAAAAAGTCGTCGAAACTGTTGGATTTTGAATCGCCGGAGGAGATCGAGAAGCGCACAAGGCGCCAAAGTGGCGGCAGGCAGCCAGCCAGATACTCGGGTCGCGGCAGGCCATCGAATGCACTGCGTGACTTGGATCTCGACCAGGAGATGCTCGTGGATGATCCAAATATCTCGGATAGCGAGGAATTCCATCCGGAAACAGCGACAACGGCCGTGACCATTCTGAATTCCGACGATGAACTGGACAATCTGGTGCAGGATCTTGTCGATGGCGTGCAAGCGGAGGCCACCAGCCAGGAGTCGCCCGTGCGCCAGAGTCTCTACATGCGCGAGAAGGCCAACAAGCGTCAGGTGCTCAAGGACGGCAAGGTGGTGAGTGCCAAGGTGCAGCGCAAGGACAAGGGCAAGCAGCGCTACACCGCCTACAGCCTGTGGGCCAGGGAGGCGCGCAAGAAAGATCTCCAGGATCTGG ACTTCACCAGCGCCACCAGACGGCTCAGCGAGATGTGGGCGAACGTTTCCAATCGGGACAAGAACGCCTGGCGGCGCAAGGCCAAAATCCAAGCGTCCCGAGCCAGAACACGCGACAAAACCGGCCCGAATGGTGCGCCCCAAATGGCCAGCAATGGCAGCACGGCACTGGCCGATCCTGCGCAGCACGAGACCATCTTTCAGAACCGAGCGACGACCAGTCGCACTCGCAAACTGGCCGCCGATCGACAGCAATCCTCGATAGAAGCGGCGGctgcggcagcagcggcgagCAGCTCCACGCAGCGACGCAGCATCAACACACGCAGTGCCAGGTCGCAGGCCACAACGAGCACGTCGAAACAGCATTCGCAGTCGCacacggatgcggatgtgggcGGCCGGACGAGCGGCGGTCAGCAGAAACATGAGGAGCTGCAGAAGACCAGCATCGAGGTGATCGATGCGGCGGCGCACCTGAAGCTGCTGGGCGAGAGCCTGACGGTGATTGGCGAGCGCCTCAAGAAGCACAATGGATACGTGGCGCTGTCGGGCAGTTTGTCCGTGCTCCTGGACAGCTTGCTCTGCGCCATGGGTCCGCTGCTGTGCATGACCACGCAGATACCCGGCATGGAGAACAAAGTGCAACTGAGCAAAAACCTAGCCGACACGCTCGATAATATTGCGTACGTAATGCCCGGCCTATGA
- the LOC120455898 gene encoding HMG box-containing protein 4 isoform X2, producing the protein MESPTSHLVAKDFTSATRRLSEMWANVSNRDKNAWRRKAKIQASRARTRDKTGPNGAPQMASNGSTALADPAQHETIFQNRATTSRTRKLAADRQQSSIEAAAAAAAASSSTQRRSINTRSARSQATTSTSKQHSQSHTDADVGGRTSGGQQKHEELQKTSIEVIDAAAHLKLLGESLTVIGERLKKHNGYVALSGSLSVLLDSLLCAMGPLLCMTTQIPGMENKVQLSKNLADTLDNIAYVMPGL; encoded by the exons ATGGAGTCGCCCACCTCGCACCTGGTGGCCAAAG ACTTCACCAGCGCCACCAGACGGCTCAGCGAGATGTGGGCGAACGTTTCCAATCGGGACAAGAACGCCTGGCGGCGCAAGGCCAAAATCCAAGCGTCCCGAGCCAGAACACGCGACAAAACCGGCCCGAATGGTGCGCCCCAAATGGCCAGCAATGGCAGCACGGCACTGGCCGATCCTGCGCAGCACGAGACCATCTTTCAGAACCGAGCGACGACCAGTCGCACTCGCAAACTGGCCGCCGATCGACAGCAATCCTCGATAGAAGCGGCGGctgcggcagcagcggcgagCAGCTCCACGCAGCGACGCAGCATCAACACACGCAGTGCCAGGTCGCAGGCCACAACGAGCACGTCGAAACAGCATTCGCAGTCGCacacggatgcggatgtgggcGGCCGGACGAGCGGCGGTCAGCAGAAACATGAGGAGCTGCAGAAGACCAGCATCGAGGTGATCGATGCGGCGGCGCACCTGAAGCTGCTGGGCGAGAGCCTGACGGTGATTGGCGAGCGCCTCAAGAAGCACAATGGATACGTGGCGCTGTCGGGCAGTTTGTCCGTGCTCCTGGACAGCTTGCTCTGCGCCATGGGTCCGCTGCTGTGCATGACCACGCAGATACCCGGCATGGAGAACAAAGTGCAACTGAGCAAAAACCTAGCCGACACGCTCGATAATATTGCGTACGTAATGCCCGGCCTATGA